The genomic region ATTTCCTGATTTTGGAAAGCATAGGCTAGTGTGCAGAGGAAAACTCACCAATGAAGATAGGTGTGGTATTCCTGTCCAGAGTGGATTCCAGTCTAAAGATTGATTTTATCTTCTGTTTAAATATTTGGTATTATTATTGCCCCATGACGGAAGATAAACTCAGAATCTATATAAAACCCACATGTACGACTTGCAGAAATGCCCTGAAGATTTTGAGCGAAAAAGGTGCTGACTTTGAAGCGATAAACTATTATGAAAAACCCTTTTCTAAGAAGGGACTCACGGAGTTAATAAATAAATTAAATATCAGTCCAAAGGATCTTTTGAGAAAGAACGAAAAGGTTTATAAAGACCTTGGTTTGTCTAATAGGGATTTGTCCGATTCAGAAATCATTGATTTGATGATTAAGCATCCGGACCTGATTCAGCGA from Thermodesulfobacteriota bacterium harbors:
- a CDS encoding arsenate reductase family protein; translation: MKIGVVFLSRVDSSLKIDFIFCLNIWYYYCPMTEDKLRIYIKPTCTTCRNALKILSEKGADFEAINYYEKPFSKKGLTELINKLNISPKDLLRKNEKVYKDLGLSNRDLSDSEIIDLMIKHPDLIQRPIVDGKGKVILARPAEEIKKIL